The Henckelia pumila isolate YLH828 chromosome 2, ASM3356847v2, whole genome shotgun sequence genome includes a window with the following:
- the LOC140885094 gene encoding glycine--tRNA ligase, chloroplastic/mitochondrial 2 isoform X4 — protein sequence MLRKYVEPSIRPDDSRYGENPNRLQRHTQFQVILKPDPGNSQDLFIRSLSALGINVNDHDIRFVEDNWESPVLGAWGLGWEIWMDGMEITQFTYFQQAGSLQLMPVSVEITYGLERILMLLQGVDHFKKIQYADGITYGELFLENEKEMSAYYLEHASVDHTHNHFDLFEVEARRLLDSGLPIPAYDQLLKTSHAFNVLDSRGFIGVTERARYFGRMRSLARQCAQLWLKTRESLGYPLGVAAQPDHMGFQKENLYEAAKKVSAGPQTFILEIGTEELPPNDVVKACNQLKDLVEQLLEKQRLNHGDVQTYGTPRRLVVYVDNLSDKQVANQVEVRGPPASKAFDQLGNPTKAAEGFCRKNGVPLTSFYRKVEGKAEYIYVRAEEPSRLALEVLSEGLPGMLGKISFPKSMRWNSEVMFSRPIRWILALHGDVVVPFTFSGLLSGNVSHGLRNTPSATITVTSAESYTDVMQDAGIAISFEQREKAILEKSNTLAKSIGGSLVPQSGLLNDVVNLVEAPHPILGKFCESFLELPKDLLIMVMQKHQKYFAITDHDGKLLPYFIAVANGAINEDVVRTGNEAVLRARYEDAKFFYGLDTSKRFSEFRSQLKGILFHEKLGTMLDKMTRVQHLVIQVGLSLGMAEEMLQVIHDAASLAMSDLSSAVVTEFTSLAGVMGRHYALRDGYSEQIADALFEVTLPRFSGDILPKTDAGAVLAIADRLDSLIGLFAAGCQRSSTNDPFGLRRISYGLVQLLVETNRNLELRNALELAAAVQPIEVESQTIDDVQQFVLRRLEQLLIDQGISPDVVRSVLAERGNRPFLATTSAYRMEALSQGEMLPKVIEAYSRPTRIVRGKDVNDNLVVDEAAFETMEERALWSTFSSLRSKIHRDMEVDDFVKESCLLVQPLEDFFNNVFVMVEDERIRTNRLALLRQISDLPKGIADLSILPGF from the exons ATGTTGCGTAA GTATGTAGAACCTAGTATCCGACCTGATGATAGTCGTTATGGTGAAAATCCAAATAGGCTTCAAAGACACACTCAATTCCAG GTGATATTGAAGCCCGACCCTGGAAATTCTCAGGACTTGTTCATACGGAGCTTATCCGCCCTAG GTATTAATGTTAATGATCACGACATTCGATTTGTCGAAGATAACTGGGAGAGCCCG GTGTTAGGTGCCTGGGGATTGGGCTGGGAAATCTGGATGGATGGGATGGAAATTACTCAATTCACCTACTTCCAGCAG GCTGGAAGTCTGCAGTTGATGCCTGTGTCAGTCGAGATCACTTATGGTCTTGAACGAATCCTCATGTTGCTTCAG GGGGTTGAccatttcaagaaaattcaataTGCCGACGGGATAACATATGGAGAGTTGTTTTTGGAAAATGA GAAGGAAATGAGTGCATACTATTTGGAGCATGCCAGCGTAGATCACACCCATAACCATTTTGATCTTTTTGAGGTTGAAGCTCGACGTTTGCTTGATTCAGGACTTCCTATTCCTGC GTATGACCAGCTTTTGAAGACATCTCATGCTTTCAATGTATTGGATTCTCGAGGATTTATTGGGGTGACGGAACGTGCTCGTTACTTTGGTCGTATGCGTAG TTTAGCCCGCCAGTGTGCACAACTTTGGTTAAAGACCAGGGAATCCCTTGGGTACCCTTTGGGGGTTGCAGCTCAACCTGATCACATGGGTTTTCAAAAAGAAAACCTCTATGAGGCAGCAAAAAAG GTCTCTGCTGGACCACAAACGTTTATTCTTGAGATTGGGACAGAGGAGTTGCCGCCAAATGATGTGGTCAAAGCCTGTAACCAA CTGAAGGATCTAGTTGAGCAGTTGCTGGAGAAACAGAGATTGAATCATGGAGATGTGCAAACATATGGTACACCACGCAGACTTGTG GTTTACGTAGATAACCTAAGTGATAAGCAGGTGGCAAATCAAGTTGAGGTTCGGGGACCTCCAGCCTCAAAGGCATTCGACCAGCTAGGGAATCCTACGAAG GCTGCTGAAGGCTTTTGCCGCAAAAATGGTGTGCCTTTGACCTCCTTTTACAGAAAGGTTGAAG GAAAGGCAGAGTATATTTATGTTCGTGCGGAGGAGCCTTCACGCCTTGCTTTGGAG GTTTTATCTGAAGGGCTACCTGGGATGCTTGGCAAAATATCTTTTCCTAAGTCAATGAGATGGAACTCTGAG GTTATGTTCAGTAGACCCATCCGATGGATATTGGCGCTACATGGAGATGTAGTTGTTCCGTTTACATTCAGTGGTCTTCTGAG TGGAAATGTTTCTCATGGGCTTCGGAACACTCCATCTGCCACTATTACG GTAACAAGTGCAGAGTCTTATACTGATGTAATGCAGGACGCTGGAATAGCCATCAGTTTTGAG CAACGAGAGAAGGCAATTTTGGAGAAGTCTAATACCTTGGCAAAAAGTATTGGTGGTTCTCTTGTTCCGCAGAGTGGTTTACTTAACGAT GTTGTAAATCTTGTTGAAGCACCTCATCCAATACTTGGCAAGTTCTGTGAGTCCTTTCTAGAGCTTCCGAAAGATCTGCTGATAATG GTCATGCAGAAGCATCAGAAATATTTTGCGATAACAGATCATGATGGAAAGCTATTGCCATATTTCATTGCG GTTGCAAATGGAGCAATAAATGAAGATGTTGTGAGGACAGGAAATGAAGCTGTACTCAG AGCTCGATATGAAGACGCAAAGTTTTTCTATGGGTTGGACACCAGCAagagattttcagaatttcgaAGTCAACTTAAAGGAATCCTTTTCCAT GAAAAGTTGGGTACAATGCTGGACAAGATGACACGTGTTCAACATCTGGTTATTCAAGTGGGTTTATCTCTAGGAATGGCTGAAGAGATGCTCCAGGTTATCCACGACGCTGCATCATTAGCCATGTCGGACCTTTCTTCCGCAGTTGTTACAGAATTTACCTCCCTTGCTGGGGTAATGGGACGTCACTATGCTTTGAGAGATGGCTATTCAGAGCAG ATTGCGGATGCTTTGTTTGAGGTTACACTTCCACGATTTTCTGGTGACATACTTCCAAAAACTGATGCTGGGGCAGTATTGGCAATTGCCGACAG ATTGGACAGCCTTATTGGGTTGTTTGCTGCTGGTTGTCAACGAAGTTCAACCAATGACCCCTTTGGTCTGCGAAGAATTTCTTATGGTCTT GTGCAATTGTTGGTAGAAACCAACCGGAATTTGGAGCTAAGAAATGCTTTAGAGCTTGCTGCTGCAGTCCAGCCGATAGAAGTAGAGTCACAGACAATTGATGAT GTGCAACAATTTGTGTTGAGAAGACTTGAACAACTTTTG ATTGACCAAGGAATAAGTCCAGATGTGGTTCGTTCTGTTCTTGCTGAACGTGGAAATAGGCCTTTTCTGGCAACTACGTCTGCATACAGA ATGGAAGCCTTATCGCAAGGTGAAATGCTACCCAAAGTTATTGAAGCGTATTCTCGTCCAACAAGAATTGTTCGCGGAAAGGATGTCAATGACAATTTGGTG GTGGATGAGGCAGCTTTTGAAACAATGGAAGAGAGAGCTTTGTGGAGCACTTTTTCATCATTAAGGAGCAAAATACATCGAG
- the LOC140885094 gene encoding glycine--tRNA ligase, chloroplastic/mitochondrial 2 isoform X5, whose translation MLQPSIRPDDSRYGENPNRLQRHTQFQVILKPDPGNSQDLFIRSLSALGINVNDHDIRFVEDNWESPVLGAWGLGWEIWMDGMEITQFTYFQQAGSLQLMPVSVEITYGLERILMLLQGVDHFKKIQYADGITYGELFLENEKEMSAYYLEHASVDHTHNHFDLFEVEARRLLDSGLPIPAYDQLLKTSHAFNVLDSRGFIGVTERARYFGRMRSLARQCAQLWLKTRESLGYPLGVAAQPDHMGFQKENLYEAAKKVSAGPQTFILEIGTEELPPNDVVKACNQLKDLVEQLLEKQRLNHGDVQTYGTPRRLVVYVDNLSDKQVANQVEVRGPPASKAFDQLGNPTKAAEGFCRKNGVPLTSFYRKVEGKAEYIYVRAEEPSRLALEVLSEGLPGMLGKISFPKSMRWNSEVMFSRPIRWILALHGDVVVPFTFSGLLSGNVSHGLRNTPSATITVTSAESYTDVMQDAGIAISFEQREKAILEKSNTLAKSIGGSLVPQSGLLNDVVNLVEAPHPILGKFCESFLELPKDLLIMVMQKHQKYFAITDHDGKLLPYFIAVANGAINEDVVRTGNEAVLRARYEDAKFFYGLDTSKRFSEFRSQLKGILFHEKLGTMLDKMTRVQHLVIQVGLSLGMAEEMLQVIHDAASLAMSDLSSAVVTEFTSLAGVMGRHYALRDGYSEQIADALFEVTLPRFSGDILPKTDAGAVLAIADRLDSLIGLFAAGCQRSSTNDPFGLRRISYGLVQLLVETNRNLELRNALELAAAVQPIEVESQTIDDVQQFVLRRLEQLLIDQGISPDVVRSVLAERGNRPFLATTSAYRMEALSQGEMLPKVIEAYSRPTRIVRGKDVNDNLVVDEAAFETMEERALWSTFSSLRSKIHRDMEVDDFVKESCLLVQPLEDFFNNVFVMVEDERIRTNRLALLRQISDLPKGIADLSILPGF comes from the exons ATGTTGC AACCTAGTATCCGACCTGATGATAGTCGTTATGGTGAAAATCCAAATAGGCTTCAAAGACACACTCAATTCCAG GTGATATTGAAGCCCGACCCTGGAAATTCTCAGGACTTGTTCATACGGAGCTTATCCGCCCTAG GTATTAATGTTAATGATCACGACATTCGATTTGTCGAAGATAACTGGGAGAGCCCG GTGTTAGGTGCCTGGGGATTGGGCTGGGAAATCTGGATGGATGGGATGGAAATTACTCAATTCACCTACTTCCAGCAG GCTGGAAGTCTGCAGTTGATGCCTGTGTCAGTCGAGATCACTTATGGTCTTGAACGAATCCTCATGTTGCTTCAG GGGGTTGAccatttcaagaaaattcaataTGCCGACGGGATAACATATGGAGAGTTGTTTTTGGAAAATGA GAAGGAAATGAGTGCATACTATTTGGAGCATGCCAGCGTAGATCACACCCATAACCATTTTGATCTTTTTGAGGTTGAAGCTCGACGTTTGCTTGATTCAGGACTTCCTATTCCTGC GTATGACCAGCTTTTGAAGACATCTCATGCTTTCAATGTATTGGATTCTCGAGGATTTATTGGGGTGACGGAACGTGCTCGTTACTTTGGTCGTATGCGTAG TTTAGCCCGCCAGTGTGCACAACTTTGGTTAAAGACCAGGGAATCCCTTGGGTACCCTTTGGGGGTTGCAGCTCAACCTGATCACATGGGTTTTCAAAAAGAAAACCTCTATGAGGCAGCAAAAAAG GTCTCTGCTGGACCACAAACGTTTATTCTTGAGATTGGGACAGAGGAGTTGCCGCCAAATGATGTGGTCAAAGCCTGTAACCAA CTGAAGGATCTAGTTGAGCAGTTGCTGGAGAAACAGAGATTGAATCATGGAGATGTGCAAACATATGGTACACCACGCAGACTTGTG GTTTACGTAGATAACCTAAGTGATAAGCAGGTGGCAAATCAAGTTGAGGTTCGGGGACCTCCAGCCTCAAAGGCATTCGACCAGCTAGGGAATCCTACGAAG GCTGCTGAAGGCTTTTGCCGCAAAAATGGTGTGCCTTTGACCTCCTTTTACAGAAAGGTTGAAG GAAAGGCAGAGTATATTTATGTTCGTGCGGAGGAGCCTTCACGCCTTGCTTTGGAG GTTTTATCTGAAGGGCTACCTGGGATGCTTGGCAAAATATCTTTTCCTAAGTCAATGAGATGGAACTCTGAG GTTATGTTCAGTAGACCCATCCGATGGATATTGGCGCTACATGGAGATGTAGTTGTTCCGTTTACATTCAGTGGTCTTCTGAG TGGAAATGTTTCTCATGGGCTTCGGAACACTCCATCTGCCACTATTACG GTAACAAGTGCAGAGTCTTATACTGATGTAATGCAGGACGCTGGAATAGCCATCAGTTTTGAG CAACGAGAGAAGGCAATTTTGGAGAAGTCTAATACCTTGGCAAAAAGTATTGGTGGTTCTCTTGTTCCGCAGAGTGGTTTACTTAACGAT GTTGTAAATCTTGTTGAAGCACCTCATCCAATACTTGGCAAGTTCTGTGAGTCCTTTCTAGAGCTTCCGAAAGATCTGCTGATAATG GTCATGCAGAAGCATCAGAAATATTTTGCGATAACAGATCATGATGGAAAGCTATTGCCATATTTCATTGCG GTTGCAAATGGAGCAATAAATGAAGATGTTGTGAGGACAGGAAATGAAGCTGTACTCAG AGCTCGATATGAAGACGCAAAGTTTTTCTATGGGTTGGACACCAGCAagagattttcagaatttcgaAGTCAACTTAAAGGAATCCTTTTCCAT GAAAAGTTGGGTACAATGCTGGACAAGATGACACGTGTTCAACATCTGGTTATTCAAGTGGGTTTATCTCTAGGAATGGCTGAAGAGATGCTCCAGGTTATCCACGACGCTGCATCATTAGCCATGTCGGACCTTTCTTCCGCAGTTGTTACAGAATTTACCTCCCTTGCTGGGGTAATGGGACGTCACTATGCTTTGAGAGATGGCTATTCAGAGCAG ATTGCGGATGCTTTGTTTGAGGTTACACTTCCACGATTTTCTGGTGACATACTTCCAAAAACTGATGCTGGGGCAGTATTGGCAATTGCCGACAG ATTGGACAGCCTTATTGGGTTGTTTGCTGCTGGTTGTCAACGAAGTTCAACCAATGACCCCTTTGGTCTGCGAAGAATTTCTTATGGTCTT GTGCAATTGTTGGTAGAAACCAACCGGAATTTGGAGCTAAGAAATGCTTTAGAGCTTGCTGCTGCAGTCCAGCCGATAGAAGTAGAGTCACAGACAATTGATGAT GTGCAACAATTTGTGTTGAGAAGACTTGAACAACTTTTG ATTGACCAAGGAATAAGTCCAGATGTGGTTCGTTCTGTTCTTGCTGAACGTGGAAATAGGCCTTTTCTGGCAACTACGTCTGCATACAGA ATGGAAGCCTTATCGCAAGGTGAAATGCTACCCAAAGTTATTGAAGCGTATTCTCGTCCAACAAGAATTGTTCGCGGAAAGGATGTCAATGACAATTTGGTG GTGGATGAGGCAGCTTTTGAAACAATGGAAGAGAGAGCTTTGTGGAGCACTTTTTCATCATTAAGGAGCAAAATACATCGAG
- the LOC140885094 gene encoding glycine--tRNA ligase, chloroplastic/mitochondrial 2 isoform X3 has product MLLSCERYVEPSIRPDDSRYGENPNRLQRHTQFQVILKPDPGNSQDLFIRSLSALGINVNDHDIRFVEDNWESPVLGAWGLGWEIWMDGMEITQFTYFQQAGSLQLMPVSVEITYGLERILMLLQGVDHFKKIQYADGITYGELFLENEKEMSAYYLEHASVDHTHNHFDLFEVEARRLLDSGLPIPAYDQLLKTSHAFNVLDSRGFIGVTERARYFGRMRSLARQCAQLWLKTRESLGYPLGVAAQPDHMGFQKENLYEAAKKVSAGPQTFILEIGTEELPPNDVVKACNQLKDLVEQLLEKQRLNHGDVQTYGTPRRLVVYVDNLSDKQVANQVEVRGPPASKAFDQLGNPTKAAEGFCRKNGVPLTSFYRKVEGKAEYIYVRAEEPSRLALEVLSEGLPGMLGKISFPKSMRWNSEVMFSRPIRWILALHGDVVVPFTFSGLLSGNVSHGLRNTPSATITVTSAESYTDVMQDAGIAISFEQREKAILEKSNTLAKSIGGSLVPQSGLLNDVVNLVEAPHPILGKFCESFLELPKDLLIMVMQKHQKYFAITDHDGKLLPYFIAVANGAINEDVVRTGNEAVLRARYEDAKFFYGLDTSKRFSEFRSQLKGILFHEKLGTMLDKMTRVQHLVIQVGLSLGMAEEMLQVIHDAASLAMSDLSSAVVTEFTSLAGVMGRHYALRDGYSEQIADALFEVTLPRFSGDILPKTDAGAVLAIADRLDSLIGLFAAGCQRSSTNDPFGLRRISYGLVQLLVETNRNLELRNALELAAAVQPIEVESQTIDDVQQFVLRRLEQLLIDQGISPDVVRSVLAERGNRPFLATTSAYRMEALSQGEMLPKVIEAYSRPTRIVRGKDVNDNLVVDEAAFETMEERALWSTFSSLRSKIHRDMEVDDFVKESCLLVQPLEDFFNNVFVMVEDERIRTNRLALLRQISDLPKGIADLSILPGF; this is encoded by the exons ATGTTGC TTTCTTGTGAAAGGTATGTAGAACCTAGTATCCGACCTGATGATAGTCGTTATGGTGAAAATCCAAATAGGCTTCAAAGACACACTCAATTCCAG GTGATATTGAAGCCCGACCCTGGAAATTCTCAGGACTTGTTCATACGGAGCTTATCCGCCCTAG GTATTAATGTTAATGATCACGACATTCGATTTGTCGAAGATAACTGGGAGAGCCCG GTGTTAGGTGCCTGGGGATTGGGCTGGGAAATCTGGATGGATGGGATGGAAATTACTCAATTCACCTACTTCCAGCAG GCTGGAAGTCTGCAGTTGATGCCTGTGTCAGTCGAGATCACTTATGGTCTTGAACGAATCCTCATGTTGCTTCAG GGGGTTGAccatttcaagaaaattcaataTGCCGACGGGATAACATATGGAGAGTTGTTTTTGGAAAATGA GAAGGAAATGAGTGCATACTATTTGGAGCATGCCAGCGTAGATCACACCCATAACCATTTTGATCTTTTTGAGGTTGAAGCTCGACGTTTGCTTGATTCAGGACTTCCTATTCCTGC GTATGACCAGCTTTTGAAGACATCTCATGCTTTCAATGTATTGGATTCTCGAGGATTTATTGGGGTGACGGAACGTGCTCGTTACTTTGGTCGTATGCGTAG TTTAGCCCGCCAGTGTGCACAACTTTGGTTAAAGACCAGGGAATCCCTTGGGTACCCTTTGGGGGTTGCAGCTCAACCTGATCACATGGGTTTTCAAAAAGAAAACCTCTATGAGGCAGCAAAAAAG GTCTCTGCTGGACCACAAACGTTTATTCTTGAGATTGGGACAGAGGAGTTGCCGCCAAATGATGTGGTCAAAGCCTGTAACCAA CTGAAGGATCTAGTTGAGCAGTTGCTGGAGAAACAGAGATTGAATCATGGAGATGTGCAAACATATGGTACACCACGCAGACTTGTG GTTTACGTAGATAACCTAAGTGATAAGCAGGTGGCAAATCAAGTTGAGGTTCGGGGACCTCCAGCCTCAAAGGCATTCGACCAGCTAGGGAATCCTACGAAG GCTGCTGAAGGCTTTTGCCGCAAAAATGGTGTGCCTTTGACCTCCTTTTACAGAAAGGTTGAAG GAAAGGCAGAGTATATTTATGTTCGTGCGGAGGAGCCTTCACGCCTTGCTTTGGAG GTTTTATCTGAAGGGCTACCTGGGATGCTTGGCAAAATATCTTTTCCTAAGTCAATGAGATGGAACTCTGAG GTTATGTTCAGTAGACCCATCCGATGGATATTGGCGCTACATGGAGATGTAGTTGTTCCGTTTACATTCAGTGGTCTTCTGAG TGGAAATGTTTCTCATGGGCTTCGGAACACTCCATCTGCCACTATTACG GTAACAAGTGCAGAGTCTTATACTGATGTAATGCAGGACGCTGGAATAGCCATCAGTTTTGAG CAACGAGAGAAGGCAATTTTGGAGAAGTCTAATACCTTGGCAAAAAGTATTGGTGGTTCTCTTGTTCCGCAGAGTGGTTTACTTAACGAT GTTGTAAATCTTGTTGAAGCACCTCATCCAATACTTGGCAAGTTCTGTGAGTCCTTTCTAGAGCTTCCGAAAGATCTGCTGATAATG GTCATGCAGAAGCATCAGAAATATTTTGCGATAACAGATCATGATGGAAAGCTATTGCCATATTTCATTGCG GTTGCAAATGGAGCAATAAATGAAGATGTTGTGAGGACAGGAAATGAAGCTGTACTCAG AGCTCGATATGAAGACGCAAAGTTTTTCTATGGGTTGGACACCAGCAagagattttcagaatttcgaAGTCAACTTAAAGGAATCCTTTTCCAT GAAAAGTTGGGTACAATGCTGGACAAGATGACACGTGTTCAACATCTGGTTATTCAAGTGGGTTTATCTCTAGGAATGGCTGAAGAGATGCTCCAGGTTATCCACGACGCTGCATCATTAGCCATGTCGGACCTTTCTTCCGCAGTTGTTACAGAATTTACCTCCCTTGCTGGGGTAATGGGACGTCACTATGCTTTGAGAGATGGCTATTCAGAGCAG ATTGCGGATGCTTTGTTTGAGGTTACACTTCCACGATTTTCTGGTGACATACTTCCAAAAACTGATGCTGGGGCAGTATTGGCAATTGCCGACAG ATTGGACAGCCTTATTGGGTTGTTTGCTGCTGGTTGTCAACGAAGTTCAACCAATGACCCCTTTGGTCTGCGAAGAATTTCTTATGGTCTT GTGCAATTGTTGGTAGAAACCAACCGGAATTTGGAGCTAAGAAATGCTTTAGAGCTTGCTGCTGCAGTCCAGCCGATAGAAGTAGAGTCACAGACAATTGATGAT GTGCAACAATTTGTGTTGAGAAGACTTGAACAACTTTTG ATTGACCAAGGAATAAGTCCAGATGTGGTTCGTTCTGTTCTTGCTGAACGTGGAAATAGGCCTTTTCTGGCAACTACGTCTGCATACAGA ATGGAAGCCTTATCGCAAGGTGAAATGCTACCCAAAGTTATTGAAGCGTATTCTCGTCCAACAAGAATTGTTCGCGGAAAGGATGTCAATGACAATTTGGTG GTGGATGAGGCAGCTTTTGAAACAATGGAAGAGAGAGCTTTGTGGAGCACTTTTTCATCATTAAGGAGCAAAATACATCGAG